The window TGCAGACGCCAGAGCGCtcctccatgtacttgtacatggcATCCAGGGCAGCGCGCCGtgcgcaagcaagtacaggtacggcgCGTATCCGAATACCAGCGGCAGTTCGATGCCCCGCTGTTTTTATCCCCTCATGGAGCCGCGCCTGCCACATGGACGGGCAGGCGCCGAGTACAACTTCCTTCGTCGGTAGCTGGGAAGGAGCCCTCCTAACTGACGGGCCATCGCTCGTCCGCTACGGACTACGTGGCCGCTGCAAGTTGGTGTGCGCAACTTCATCTTCGTCCGTAGCCATTGGTAGGCACCGAGGCACTATCAATCTGCCTAGCATCCGCCGGTGTCGTCACCATCAAACCATCAACCGCCGTGCTTGCTCACCGAGACGCTCGCCAGCCTTCTTGACGGCAGGCAAGGCTGACGAGGTCCGAAGGTGTACTCTTCCTTGCCCTCGGTCTCTGCTCCTCTCACGCACGCCCTGCACGTCATGAACGAGACATGGCCCCGttctcggcgacgccgtcgacggcgaacaTTCCTGCGGATGGCGCCCTGCGAGCTCGTGAAGCGGAGAGGTGTCACTCGTGTCAGCAGAGTCGCTGCCATGTGAGACATGCTTCTCCACCGGCATCCTCTTCCTTTGCTGCTTCTGTCATGCCGACGGTGGACGGAACAAGTCTCGTCCCATCGGCTCTGCCCTCGGCAACCAACCAGGGTCCCGCGGACGATGCACCGTGCACCGCACCGACAACCTACTGCCTCCAGCGCTCTCCccagggcgacggcggtcgtcgtcggtagATTGTCTCAGCAGTTGACAGCCCTTCCCGCATTGCCGTCGCTCCGTCCTCCTTGCTATCCAAGGTATGGAGCAGGCATGCTTCTGCTACGCATGCAATAGTATAGCAGGTAGCCTATACTTGTCGAGTGGACGCACGACCAAGTCACTTGGTGCtgccctgcctgcctgcctgcctgcctgcttgccttCCCCTGCCTGCCCGTGCCAGCCCAGACTCTCTCACATCTGTCGACCCCGTGTCATTatccgccgtcgtgctctctctctctcgtCAACGATACGCCTCCAGTCTTCATCGCATCcttccttttcctccctctccctctccctcgccgcggcACGCCTGGCTCGCGCGATCGCTAGCTGCTGGCTGGCGGCGAACCGACGATTGTGAAACGAGCGACGACGGAACGCATGAACCGACCGCGCATGAACCGTCCCACAGCCCTCCTCGAACCATCCGTCATGTCCGCAGTCGGCTCGGCTTCCCTGCCCGCCGGGCCATGCATGGATCGATGTGAAGACGATGGCACATCCGATGCCCAAGCGCTGGTGCATGATGCCGGAGCCGACTCGTCGCCCCCCCCTCTGCGCGACCTCGGTGTTCCCCCAACCCATCTTGAGCCTCCACTGCCGCTCGGCCAACCCATAAAGTGCGGCcaagaggaggaagaaagcGAGTGCGACATCGCCGGCATGTCGTTCATCGACGAAAGCAACGCCGGGCTGCTCGTCCTGTCGGAGGAGGACCGCCAACGACGGGACGGAGCCCGATATACCACTATGCGACGTGGCGGCCAGCCTAACGACGCCGGCCCTTCCGGGCACACCGACGCAACCTCCACCACCTCGACGCACCCCTCGCCGACTTCTCGTGCAAAACGAACACCTCTCAAGATCTCGACCGCTGCAGCGGCCTCCCGATTCTCATTCATCACATCCTCCATGTCGGCCCTGAAGGGGTTGGCATCCCCCGTCTCCAAGCGTCGAGATGGCGACCATCTTCTCCACCTCGACATCGAAGCCGCCCTCTTCCCGTCGGgccccgccgtcgaggatgacgccctctcgccggcggcctttCGGAACTTTCAATCGAGCGCCGTCTCCCTGCTGCACCAGTTCCAGTCCGTCTATCAGGAGCAGGTCCGGGAGTTCAAGGCCGAGCGGGAGGTCCAGTACGAGGACAAGTTTGAGGCCGAGACGCGCAACCAACACTTGAAGATGCAGCTCGAGCGCATGGCCCAAACGGCGACGGAGAACGAAGCGGCCATGCAGGCCCTCACCGAGGAGCTTCGTGCCATCAAGAAGCTTCGCATGGAGGAGCAagcggcgagggagagggacgagccgtcgtcggccctgCCGTCcaccctcgaggccgccgtgccGTCCACCATGTCGTCCACCATGTCGGTGTCCgaggacctcggcgtcgacgacgaccggcggcgaagcgataggaggaggagcagcgaCACGACCAAGTCGGATTTGAGCTccgacatggacgaggaTAGCATCGAGGGAGGGAGCGTCTTCTCCAGATCCCGCAGCCCCACCGTCGAAGCCAGCGTCTCGGatgtcggcttcgtcgacaacacgccgccgcttccgccCTTGCCCACCGAacggtcgacgccgagcccgTGCGAACCGTCGAAGCAGGCACAGCCGCCCATCTCGGCCTTCCAAAAGCTGTTCAAGCGCAAGCCTGGCGAGCCCAGACGGTCCGACTATGAAGGTGGCCGCGCGAGCTGCGGCAACTGCCATGGCCAGGATGCCAGCGTCGCGTGGGACACCGTCGGCGTTCTGCGAGTCGAGAATAGGATTCTGAAGCAGAGAGTCACCGAGCTGGAGTCGGTGGTGGAGGAAGCCTTGGATgccgtcaacggcgtcggccttTGAGGCAAACAAGTCCGTaccggcggcgcggcgactCCGGGTTATAATGactgatgacgacggcgatgataTCACCTTGTGCCACCATCGAGCCGGATGGAATAGATGGCTGGCTCGATATTTCCACTAACGGCTGAGCGATGAGCGTGGATTGCTTCGACACATAGTCCATAGATGTAATCTAATTGCTGATAAATGAACCGCCGACCTGGCTTTCACGAGACTGTGTGTGCCCGACCGCGCAATCCCTGCCCGCTGTACAGGACTCGTTTGCCTCCGACGACCAAGAGCTTGTCGGCCGTTATCCCTCTTCTTGCTACGCCGAGACCTTGTCAGAATGGGTCGACAGGCCGACGCAGTACGCCGGTGAAGCATAGcatccatcgccgcctcggcgcatCCGTGAAAGACGCACGAGACGGGCGCTTGCAGTCAGGCCAAGGGTTCGCTCCCGTGCGAGCCGTAGAAGGACAAAAAAAGAGTCTAATTCTCGCTCAACCCTCGCGTGGTATATGTACACAATCATCGACGACATGAACAACCTCGGGCCAAACTCAGTGGTGCTCCTCGCCGTGGTGGTGCTCGTCCTCCATAAAAAAGTGCTCGTACGCGCAGTATCCTGCGAAGGCGACCGAGGCAATGCCGAGGCCGGGAAGGGTGCTGTTGAATCGTTTCCATCGGCTAAAGGTGCCCGTGTATCGCCACGCCTCCCTGCATATCTCGTCAGCTCACAAACCTCGCCATGCATCTCCCTCGACTGCCGAGTTCGTACGAGGGACTCGGCATTGGGGCAGcggtggggggggggcatcAAAAGGGAGGGGCGACCAACGCTTGCTCCCAGGGGTCATATCgcggctggccggcggcctctTTGAACGCCCGCATGTTGAAGCCGGTGATGCTGGCCTTGGGCCCGCGGGCCGCTCGCAATACTCTGCTTCGTTGAATCATCGTCAGCCATCGTCAATCCCGTAGAGACCTAGGCTGGCAAGGGAGTCGCTCGTCATGGGAGTCTCGTTCGTTCGCCTCCGTACCTTGTGGCAAACATGATGACCAGTTTGGCGTCGGTGGCCTTGGGGGGAGGGCTCAATGGACACGGAAGCTGTTGAACGAGCCGAGCAAAGAATGGGTTGAATTTGGCCGTGTTGGATTTGAATTGAATTGCGGTGCTGCTGATTCGAGAACGATGGGTGGGTACTCTCGTcagtgtgctgtacttgcttgtacagtgtacagATGCAATACTACTACAGTGTTGCTTTGCACCTACGAGTACCAGTTATACTCTGTAGTTATGCGCACGGAGTAACGTACGTGAAGAAGTCGTAgactgtacggaatacggtACGTATAGTACTACACCAGTACTAActcagtacaagtacgtactacCACAGGAAGTATTCCTCGTACAGTGCTGAGtattacatgcacagtacgcCTGCCGCGACGGAACAAAGTTGCCCAGCACCGGCCGCCTTGCTGTGCACGGACCACCTACAGTCCTCAGTCCAGACGACCAGCAGACACCACCTTTGGATTTGGACATCCTCCACATCgcacgcatgcatgcaagctTCCACTTCAAACCTTGCCATCTCTACTCCACCCCAGCCCAGTTGCCGATCTGCTTCCCCTTCCCGATACGACccctggcgacgacgacctcgagcaCCGAGCCCCAGTCACGCGTGTTTATACTTACTTCATAGGACCAGCAGTTAGTGCATTGACTTCATCTCGATATCGTCCCTCCATCCAACCTTCGACCAACACCGCCGCTGGGCCAGCCGGCGGGCGATCCCTGGATCTGTCATCTATCCCATTGCCAGTCCTCTCGGCCACGAGTATCTCAATGAACAAACGGTCCAGTCGTCACAGTAAACGCAACCCACCTTCGACGCGTTAGAGACCGTCATCCCCGAGCTCCCGTCAACGTCGTCCACTGTCCTGCCCTACCCCCCGGCCAGTCTTGGGCCGAATCGCTTCCCCCGATACCAATCGACCGAGCCATTCGGAAACAAAGGCACCGCAGATGCCGCCGCAGATACGCGGCTTCACCGCCGGGCCCGGCGTCGGAGGCCCCTTTCACCAGCCTGCCTTCCCTTCCCACGGCCAACCGCAGGGCGGGCCGATGGCCGGCAACCAGTACCTCGGTGCCAACGCGCAAATGAACCCCTTTGCTGCTAACGGCAATGCCTTTGGCGCCGGCTCAGGCCTCAACGGCGGTGCCGCAGGCTTCCCCGACTCGGGATTCGGCAGCCAGAACGCGCGGATGGGGTTTGCTCACGGTCCAGCTGCCGCgctgcagcagccgcagcagcacggAGGGCAGGTGCAGCACAACGTCCTCATGGACCATACTACGATGAGGCCGCAGACCAACAAGGGGAGGATACGAGAGGTGTGGAAGCACAATCTCCACGATGAGATGGCTGTGCTGCGGGACATGGTGGAGAAGTACTCTTACATCGCTATGGTAAGCTTCTTGCTTGCACTCGAGTGCGGAGGAGAACCTTTGTCACCGTTAACCGTCCAACCAGGACACCGAATTCCCAGGAGTCGTATCAAGACCGATGGGATCATTCCGGGGCAAGAGCGATTATCACTACCAATGTCTCCGCACCAATGTAGACATGCTCAAGGTCATCCAGATTGGCATAACGCTGTTTAACGAGGATGGGGAGACACCTCCCGcccggccggcgtcgaaTGACCAGGCGGCCATGTCGGCAAGGCGGACCGCCACTCCGGGACCGTTCCCTTACTCATGGCAGTTCAACTTCAAGTTTTCCCTCAAGAACGACATGTACAACGAAAAATCCATCGAATCGCTTCAGCAAGCCGGCATCGACTTCAACGTCCTTGAGCGGGATGGCATTGAACCCCACGACTTTGCCGCGCTGCTGATTCCCTCCGGCCTCGTCTGCTTCGACAACATCAAGTGGATATCATTCCACGGCGGTTACGACTTCGGTTACCTCACCAAGCTGCTCATATGCACGCCTCTGCCgaacgacgaggtcgacttTGACCATAAGATGAAGCTGTACTTCCCTACAACCTACGATGTCAAGCACCTCATGAAGCACGCCATTCGCCTCCACAACTCTGGCCTCCTCACTCCCAACGACCCGAACAGCACCGAGATCCTGCAAAAGTTTGAGCACAAGTCCGGCCTCGAAAATATCGCGGAAACGCTCAAGGTGAAGCGCATCGGGGCCGCACACCAGGCCGGATCCGACTCTCTCCTGACCGGCAAGGTCTTCTTCCAGATGCGCGACAAGATCTTCAACGGCGACATCCCtgacgagcacgtcggcaAGGTCTGGGGCCTCGGCATTCCCGAGATGGGCCTCGTCACATCCTCCatgatggccgccgccgggagcGGCAACGACCAACAGTCCAACGGCGGCGCGCCGAGCACCCCCAACACTggcaccgtcggcctcgccaccaCGCCGGCTGCGCAGAGCCACAACACCAATGGCTTGTCCAGCATGGGTCCCATGAcgcctggcggcggcggcggcgtcttcGGCAGCTTCGCCTTTGGGGGCAACAGCAGATAGGGCACTGCTGGGTCATGCCATTTGCCAGCCCCTTGAGAGACCGACAGTCTTGCCGAATCCTTCCGCCTCCCACCTTCccatctccctctccctACAACCTTCCATCTCCAGGACCGTGGTTCGTGCTCGGGACGAAAGTGCTACTCATTGGCGTTGTGTGATTTGGGCAATTTGGGGGCACCCCggatggaggatggatgCGCACTCGATAGCGGTGGTCTCGGGCATTTTGTGATGTAGCGTTTGCCAATTCCCGCCACCCTCAACCCCTACCCTAGGACCCTACCTTTTGTGCTTGTTGCTCGACGCACCTTTGTCGGCTGATATGCGGCGCACGGGGTCGGTCGGGTGACGAAATGTCAGGAAAGGGGTTGCGCTTGCTTTCATGTCATCATCCGTTCCCCTCGCCAACAGTGCTCTGTGCGGGGCTACAAGTTTGGCTTCCCCGGACAGCGTTAATTGGGACTGTTGGCCAGAATCAATTGTATTTGTATCGTTACTCGTCATTCCAGGGAACACTCCTTCCAGAGCCCTCGTGTTTGCACAGCTGGGTCAGCCATTGGTGACGCACCACACACTTGGACAACCTTGGGAAGGGAGAGTCCTGCATTGTATCATCGCTATCAAACCTCCGCCCTACCTCTCTGTGAAAGAGATACTGGGAAGGGGTGATTCAATGCGACGCAGTCTGTTGCGGAAACTGGTGCGTAAAATATACGTCCTCCCGCCCGAGGCTTGTATGCGAGGACGGGGGGGATGGCTGACGGTCTTCGCTTGCGTTATGATAATAATAAAGTAAAGTGCAATGCAAAAGGGGCAGAAGGACGATGCCAGATCCGTCTTCTGAAACTCCAAGACTCCAAAcagtactgccatcaatcGATATCCAGGCACAGGACAAGCCACGCACATTTCGTCGACGCAGCATGGATTCGCTAGCGCACTCGGAGACGTGCAATCTGTCTGGAGGCCTGAGTGAGGTTGCGATGCCTGCAGTCCACAACAGGGACCTCAGGTAATGTACACCTTCTTAAGCACGTCGGCGGAAAATACGTCGCCCGTACGCGGATCCTTGACTTGACTTTCCGACAGGCCCGACTTCTTGGCGTGGTCCTCGAGTCGCTGCTTTCCGTACACCTTGCCGTTGGGCAAAAGCCTGAGATCATACTCGACATGGCTCTTTGTGTGGTGGGCGTAGGGAATATCTCTTGCCAACTCGTTGAGCTCGGTAGAGCAGATGGGGCagacgccgtggccgagcaTCGAGGCCCCCTCGCCTTCGCCCTGGTGCGAGGCGGCCGAATGGCAGGCGGGGGTTTTCAGGGCCGAGAGGCCCGAGGACAATGCAATGTGGAGAAGTGGggccgaggggagggagaggaggttGTTGTGAGCGGTGGTGAAGAGGTCGGCGAGATCGTGCCAGCGGGAGGGTTGGTAGAGTTCAGGATAGGCCATCGAGCccggcgagcagctcggGGGGAAGGCAAGGATGCCGCAGGCTTGGTTGACCTCGACAGGATACGTCGACGAGTACGGGACGATGTGCTTCTTGGCGTGCGCGATGGCTTCCATGACCTTGGGCCAAGACTGGGCGCGGATGAGCTCGATGTACTGTTGGAATCGGAGCATGAATTCGAGCTTGCTCTGTGGAGGTGAATGTTTGTGCCCGTCAGCGAAATGCAGGACGACGGATACGTGCGGGGCGGCAACGGACCTCCATCTTGCGAAGTTCCTTCTTATTCTCGGTGCACCAGGCGAGGGCCTCAGTGACGCTACCGGCGAGCAGGGCTTCGCGGATGTGGCTCATGCTCACGAAggtgtcgacgtcgaccagATTCTGCAGccgcttctccgccgccagcTCGGTCGCCGTTTCGTTAAATCCACGACGCAGAAGGTAGTCGGCG of the Drechmeria coniospora strain ARSEF 6962 chromosome 01, whole genome shotgun sequence genome contains:
- a CDS encoding nadh-ubiquinone oxidoreductase b12, translated to MFATRVLRAARGPKASITGFNMRAFKEAAGQPRYDPWEQAEAWRYTGTFSRWKRFNSTLPGLGIASVAFAGYCAYEHFFMEDEHHHGEEHH
- a CDS encoding CCR4-NOT transcription complex subunit 7 translates to MPPQIRGFTAGPGVGGPFHQPAFPSHGQPQGGPMAGNQYLGANAQMNPFAANGNAFGAGSGLNGGAAGFPDSGFGSQNARMGFAHGPAAALQQPQQHGGQVQHNVLMDHTTMRPQTNKGRIREVWKHNLHDEMAVLRDMVEKYSYIAMDTEFPGVVSRPMGSFRGKSDYHYQCLRTNVDMLKVIQIGITLFNEDGETPPARPASNDQAAMSARRTATPGPFPYSWQFNFKFSLKNDMYNEKSIESLQQAGIDFNVLERDGIEPHDFAALLIPSGLVCFDNIKWISFHGGYDFGYLTKLLICTPLPNDEVDFDHKMKLYFPTTYDVKHLMKHAIRLHNSGLLTPNDPNSTEILQKFEHKSGLENIAETLKVKRIGAAHQAGSDSLLTGKVFFQMRDKIFNGDIPDEHVGKVWGLGIPEMGLVTSSMMAAAGSGNDQQSNGGAPSTPNTGTVGLATTPAAQSHNTNGLSSMGPMTPGGGGGVFGSFAFGGNSR
- a CDS encoding negative regulation of gluconeogenesis: MADHELARIRHSEHLLLDQPLLRLPNELLRKNFRSAHFTIEKDTTALKSLLKESATAAVSGRASQQDVLKNIDAMISRMRGVKRKLTAYADEESRLHLQTAARIAHLDELYSIESVDDVKYEAWSRKRLDRLLADYLLRRGFNETATELAAEKRLQNLVDVDTFVSMSHIREALLAGSVTEALAWCTENKKELRKMESKLEFMLRFQQYIELIRAQSWPKVMEAIAHAKKHIVPYSSTYPVEVNQACGILAFPPSCSPGSMAYPELYQPSRWHDLADLFTTAHNNLLSLPSAPLLHIALSSGLSALKTPACHSAASHQGEGEGASMLGHGVCPICSTELNELARDIPYAHHTKSHVEYDLRLLPNGKVYGKQRLEDHAKKSGLSESQVKDPRTGDVFSADVLKKVYIT